A genomic stretch from Setaria viridis chromosome 1, Setaria_viridis_v4.0, whole genome shotgun sequence includes:
- the LOC117866502 gene encoding GTPase activating protein 1: MLDHLVGLVKVRVVRGVNLAIRDLRSSDPYVVVRIGKQKLKTRVIKKSTNPEWNEELTLSIENPADPVRLEVFDKDTFVDDSMGNAELDIRPLVDVVKMKLQDVPDKTIVKKVVPNRQNCLAEESSIYVSEGKVKQDLVVRLKNVECGEIELQLQWVDLPGSKGV, encoded by the exons ATGCTGGACCATCTCGTCGGACTGGTGAAGGTGCGCGTCGTGAGGGGGGTGAACCTCGCCATCCGCGACCTCCGATCCAGCGATCCCTACGTCGTCGTCCGCATCGGCAAGCAG AAGTTGAAAACACGGGTGATAAAGAAGAGCACCAATCCGGAATGGAACGAAGAACTCACCCTCTCCATTGAGAACCCTGCAGATCCTGTCAGATTG GAAGTGTTTGACAAGGACACTTTTGTGGACGATTCAATGGGTAATGCAGAGCTGGACATCCGCCCATTGGTCGACGTTGTGAAGATGAAACTCCAGGATGTTCCCGACAAAACCATTGTAAAGAAAGTGGTGCCCAACAGACAGAACTGCCTAGCAGAGGAGAGCTCGATTTATGTATCCGAGGGGAAGGTGAAGCAGGACCTGGTTGTCAGGCTAAAGAACGTGGAGTGCGGGGAAATAGAGCTCCAGCTTCAGTGGGTCGACCTCCCTGGTTCAAAGGGTGTCTGA
- the LOC117860530 gene encoding CMP-sialic acid transporter 1 isoform X2, translating to MQWYLVAALLTILTSSQGILTTLSQSNGKYKYDYATIPFLAELLKLSFSSFFLWKECHSSSPPRMTKEWRSVRLYLVPSVIYLIHNNVQFATLTYVDPSTYQIVGNLKIVTTGILFRLVLKRKLSNLQWMAIVLLAVGATTSQVKGCGDAPCDSLFSAPLQGYMLGILSACLSALAGVYTEYLMKKNSDSLYWQNVQLYTFGVIFNMGWLIYGDFKTGFELGPWWQRLFNGYSITTWMVVFNLGSTGLLVSWLMKYSDNIVKVYSTSMAMLLTMVISILVELPVRCYGYLPSLK from the exons ATGCAGTGGTACTTGGTGGCTGCTCTTCTCACCATCCTGACCAGCTCTCAG GGTATATTGACTACTCTCTCCCAGAGCAATGGCAAGTACAAGTATGACTATGCAACCATCCCCTTCCTTGCAGAACTGTTAAAG TTGTCTTTCTCAAGCTTCTTCCTTTGGAAGGAATGCCATTCTTCATCTCCACCAAGGATGACAAAGGAGTGGAGGAGTGTGCGACTATATCTTGTTCCTTCAGTAATATACCTCATCCACAACAATGTCCAGTTTGCAACCTTGACTTATGTTGATCCATCTACCTATCAGATAGTGGGAAACTTGAAAATTGTGACAACCGGGATTTTGTTTAG GCTTGTCCTCAAAAGGAAGTTGTCAAATCTACAATGGATGGCAATTGTTTTGCTAGCTGTTGGTGCAACCACCAGCCAG GTGAAAGGATGTGGAGATGCACCATGTGATTCGCTTTTCTCAGCACCATTACAGGGTTACATGCTTGGGATACTTTCCGCTTGTCTTTCAGCTCTAGCTGGTGTCTACACAGAGTACTTGATGAAGAAGAACAGCGATAGTTTGTACTGGCAAAATGTACAATTATATAC GTTTGGAGTTATATTCAACATGGGATGGTTAATTTATGGTGACTTCAAAACTGGATTTGAGTTGGGCCCCTGGTGGCAGCGCCTATTTAATGGTTATTCTATCACAACATGGATGGTTGTGTTCAATTTAGGGTCCACTGGTCTGCTAGTATCATGGTTGATGAAGTATTCAGACAATATAGTCAAG GTGTACTCAACTTCAATGGCCATGTTGTTGACAATGGTTATATCTATACTAGTAGAattgcccgtgcgttgctacgggtattTACcctctctaaaataa
- the LOC117860530 gene encoding CMP-sialic acid transporter 1 isoform X3, with translation MQWYLVAALLTILTSSQGILTTLSQSNGKYKYDYATIPFLAELLKWTLDNDPSNFCANITMLLTQLSFSSFFLWKECHSSSPPRMTKEWRSVRLYLVPSVIYLIHNNVQFATLTYVDPSTYQIVGNLKIVTTGILFRLVLKRKLSNLQWMAIVLLAVGATTSQVKGCGDAPCDSLFSAPLQGYMLGILSACLSALAGVYTEYLMKKNSDSLYWQNVQLYT, from the exons ATGCAGTGGTACTTGGTGGCTGCTCTTCTCACCATCCTGACCAGCTCTCAG GGTATATTGACTACTCTCTCCCAGAGCAATGGCAAGTACAAGTATGACTATGCAACCATCCCCTTCCTTGCAGAACTGTTAAAG TGGACACTGGACAATGACCCATCAAATTTCTGTGCTAACATCACCATGTTATTGACACAGTTGTCTTTCTCAAGCTTCTTCCTTTGGAAGGAATGCCATTCTTCATCTCCACCAAGGATGACAAAGGAGTGGAGGAGTGTGCGACTATATCTTGTTCCTTCAGTAATATACCTCATCCACAACAATGTCCAGTTTGCAACCTTGACTTATGTTGATCCATCTACCTATCAGATAGTGGGAAACTTGAAAATTGTGACAACCGGGATTTTGTTTAG GCTTGTCCTCAAAAGGAAGTTGTCAAATCTACAATGGATGGCAATTGTTTTGCTAGCTGTTGGTGCAACCACCAGCCAG GTGAAAGGATGTGGAGATGCACCATGTGATTCGCTTTTCTCAGCACCATTACAGGGTTACATGCTTGGGATACTTTCCGCTTGTCTTTCAGCTCTAGCTGGTGTCTACACAGAGTACTTGATGAAGAAGAACAGCGATAGTTTGTACTGGCAAAATGTACAATTATATACGTAG
- the LOC117860530 gene encoding CMP-sialic acid transporter 1 isoform X1 translates to MQWYLVAALLTILTSSQGILTTLSQSNGKYKYDYATIPFLAELLKWTLDNDPSNFCANITMLLTQLSFSSFFLWKECHSSSPPRMTKEWRSVRLYLVPSVIYLIHNNVQFATLTYVDPSTYQIVGNLKIVTTGILFRLVLKRKLSNLQWMAIVLLAVGATTSQVKGCGDAPCDSLFSAPLQGYMLGILSACLSALAGVYTEYLMKKNSDSLYWQNVQLYTFGVIFNMGWLIYGDFKTGFELGPWWQRLFNGYSITTWMVVFNLGSTGLLVSWLMKYSDNIVKVYSTSMAMLLTMVISILVELPVRCYGYLPSLK, encoded by the exons ATGCAGTGGTACTTGGTGGCTGCTCTTCTCACCATCCTGACCAGCTCTCAG GGTATATTGACTACTCTCTCCCAGAGCAATGGCAAGTACAAGTATGACTATGCAACCATCCCCTTCCTTGCAGAACTGTTAAAG TGGACACTGGACAATGACCCATCAAATTTCTGTGCTAACATCACCATGTTATTGACACAGTTGTCTTTCTCAAGCTTCTTCCTTTGGAAGGAATGCCATTCTTCATCTCCACCAAGGATGACAAAGGAGTGGAGGAGTGTGCGACTATATCTTGTTCCTTCAGTAATATACCTCATCCACAACAATGTCCAGTTTGCAACCTTGACTTATGTTGATCCATCTACCTATCAGATAGTGGGAAACTTGAAAATTGTGACAACCGGGATTTTGTTTAG GCTTGTCCTCAAAAGGAAGTTGTCAAATCTACAATGGATGGCAATTGTTTTGCTAGCTGTTGGTGCAACCACCAGCCAG GTGAAAGGATGTGGAGATGCACCATGTGATTCGCTTTTCTCAGCACCATTACAGGGTTACATGCTTGGGATACTTTCCGCTTGTCTTTCAGCTCTAGCTGGTGTCTACACAGAGTACTTGATGAAGAAGAACAGCGATAGTTTGTACTGGCAAAATGTACAATTATATAC GTTTGGAGTTATATTCAACATGGGATGGTTAATTTATGGTGACTTCAAAACTGGATTTGAGTTGGGCCCCTGGTGGCAGCGCCTATTTAATGGTTATTCTATCACAACATGGATGGTTGTGTTCAATTTAGGGTCCACTGGTCTGCTAGTATCATGGTTGATGAAGTATTCAGACAATATAGTCAAG GTGTACTCAACTTCAATGGCCATGTTGTTGACAATGGTTATATCTATACTAGTAGAattgcccgtgcgttgctacgggtattTACcctctctaaaataa